The sequence below is a genomic window from Pseudomonas cannabina.
GCAGGCAGCAGTCTGGCGATAGGTTTGGCATTGGCGCTCTGTTGGCCAAAGCTGACGTTGTAAGTGGCGATGACCTCGGCGGCGATGGACACCGCGATCTCGACGGGCAGTTTGCCTTTGACCTCGGCCAGGCCCATCGGGCAACGCATACGTTGCAGCAGGCTGGCGTCGAACCCGCGTTCACGCAAGCGGTGTTCGAACTTGACCCGCTTGGTTTTCGAGCCGATCAGCCCGAAATAGCCGAAGTCCCCGCGCTTGAGGATCGCGGCAGTCAGTTCCAGGTCGAGTTGATGGTTGTGCGTCATGACGATGCAGTAAGTGCCGACGGGCAACTGCGCAACCTCATCGACCGGTTCGTCATTAAGGATCTTCAACACGCCTTCCGGCATTGTTTCGGGGAATTCGTGTTCACGGCTGTCGATCCAGCGTACCCGGCAGGGCAGGCTGGCCAACAGTGGCACCAGCGCGCGGCCGACATGGCCGGCACCGAATACCGCGATGTGCGCAACAGGCTCGCCCATCGGCTCGAACAGCAGCACGTTGACGCCGCCACAACACTGACCAAGGCTTGCGCCCAGACTGAAGCGTTCCAGCCGCGTCTGCCGGGTGCCGCTGGCGAGCATCTCGCGGGCGATTTCCATGGCTTTGTATTCCAGATGGCCACCGCCGATGGTGTCGTAGATGCGTTCGGCGCAGACGACCATTTTCGAGCCGGCGTTGCGCGGTGTAGAGCCCAGCTCTTCGATGATCGTCACCAGAATGCCGGGTTCACTGCGGGCCTGAAGCTCGGCCAGAGCGCTGATCCAGTTATTCATAGGGGTGAGCCTTTGCCGTGTGCAACTGACGCATCTGTTCACAGCCCCACAACACCTTTTCCGGCGTCGCCGGAGCGTCGATGTTCGGCTGATGACGATAATCACCGAGGCTCGCCACGGCGTCCTTGATCGCGCACCACGCCGCGATGCCGAGCATGAACGGCGGCTCGCCCACGGCCTTGGAATGGAACACCGTGTCTTCCGGGTTCTTGCGGTTTTCCACCAGCTTGACGCGCAAGTCCAGCGGCATGTCAGCCACCGCCGGGATCTTGTACGACGCCGGACCGCTGGTCATCAGCTTGCCTTTGTCGTTCCACACCAGCTCTTCGGTGGTCAGCCAGCCCGCGCCCTGAATGTAGCCGCCTTCGACCTGGCCGATGTCGATCGCCGGGTTCAGCGACGCGCCGACATCGTGCAGGATGTCGGTGCGCAAGGTCTTGTATTCACCGGTCAGGGTATCGACGATCACCTCGACGCAGGCTGCACCGAACGCGTAGTAGTAGAACGGTCTACCGCGCGCCTGGCTGCGGTCATAGAAAATCTTCGGCGTCTTGTAGTAGCCGGTGCTGGACAGCGACACCTGACCCATCCACGCCTGTTGAGCCAGCTCGGCAAAGGGCAAAACAATCTCACCGATCCGCACATGACCGTTGCGAAATTCAACCTCGGTTTCTGCCACTGCGTAATGCCGCGCGGCAAAATCAACCAGACGCCGCTTGAGGATTTCCGCGGCATTCTGCGCTGCCTTGCCATTCAGGTCAGTGCCGCTGGACGCCGCCGTCGGCGAAGTATTCGGCACTTTGTCAGTGTTGGTGGCGGTGATCTGGATACGCTCGATATCAACTTGAAACACTTCTGCCACGACCTGCGCGACCTTGGTGTTCAAACCCTGGCCCATCTCGGTGCCGCCATGGTTCAGATGGATGCTGCCGTCGGTGTAGATGTGAATCAGCGCGCCGGCCTGATTGAGAAAGCTGGCGGTGAACGAAATGCCGAACTTGACCGGCGTCAGTGCCAGGCCTTTTTTCAGGATCGGACTGCTGGCATTGAAGGCCCGAATGGCTTCGCGGCGCTCGGCGTACTGGCTGCTCTGCTCCAGGTCTGCGGTCATTTCTTCCAGCAGATTGTGCTCGACCGTCTGGTAGTAATGCGTGACGTTGCGCTCGGTCTTGCCGTAGTAGTTGGCCTTGCGCACCGCAAGCGGGTCCTTGCCGAGAAAACGGGCGATACAGTCCATGACTTCTTCGATGGCAACCATGCCTTGCGGCCCGCCAAAGCCGCGATAGGCGGTGTTGGACGCCGTGTGAGTCTTGCAGCGATGGCCATTGATCGTCGCTTCGCCCAGGTAATAGGCGTTGTCGGCATGGAACATCGCACGGTCGACAATCGAGGCCGACAGGTCTGGCGAATAGCCGCAGTTGGCGGCTAGATCCAGTTCGATGCCTTGCAACCGCCCATCGTCATCAAAGCCCACGTCGTACTCGATATAGAACGGGTGGCGTTTGCCGGTCATCTGCATGTCTTCGAAGCGTTGCAGGCGCATTTTGGTCGGCTGACCGGTCAGGCGCGCAATCACTGCGCACAGGCAGGCCGGGCTGGCCGCTTGGGTTTCCTTGCCACCGAAACCACCGCCCATGCGCCGCATATCGACCACGATGCGGTTCATCGGTACGTTCAGCACCTCGGCCACCAGCTTCTGGATTTCCGTGGGGTTCTGGGTCGAGCAATAGACAATCATGCCGCCGTCCTCAGTCGGCATGACCGAGGAGATCTGGGTTTCCATGTAGAAATGTTCCTGGCCGCCAATGTGCAGGTTGCCCTGCAAACGGTGGGTCGCACCTTGCAGAGCCGTCGCCGAATCGCCGCGCTTGTGGGTGTGGCTGTCGAGCACGAAATGCTTCTGACGCAGGGCCTGAACCACGTCCAGCACTGGCTCCAGGTCTTCGTATTCGATGATTGCCGCCATTGCCGCCTAGCGCGCAACGTCCAGATCCCGCGCGGCCACGGCAAGCACCGGCTGGCCGA
It includes:
- the xdhC gene encoding xanthine dehydrogenase accessory protein XdhC is translated as MNNWISALAELQARSEPGILVTIIEELGSTPRNAGSKMVVCAERIYDTIGGGHLEYKAMEIAREMLASGTRQTRLERFSLGASLGQCCGGVNVLLFEPMGEPVAHIAVFGAGHVGRALVPLLASLPCRVRWIDSREHEFPETMPEGVLKILNDEPVDEVAQLPVGTYCIVMTHNHQLDLELTAAILKRGDFGYFGLIGSKTKRVKFEHRLRERGFDASLLQRMRCPMGLAEVKGKLPVEIAVSIAAEVIATYNVSFGQQSANAKPIARLLPASRRSQSQ